Proteins co-encoded in one Sporosarcina sp. FSL K6-1522 genomic window:
- a CDS encoding abortive infection family protein: MKLFNRGGYVLNFSTNDFDVFTLESVGVALCETYKQSKGKSLMAYLSVATEGDTVKLLKDLLDYYEVHYEYEIENVDEYLKAYNRCKGILDRIIYNKNPLASVAVELKEKFSSTYLSGQIDLMLKMQSKNPTEAIGKAKELVESCCKTILEENEVEWDKNWDVGQLTSATVKLLKLMPKDIPDTAPASAEMKAILGNLRAIATNLAALRNPYGSGHGKSATYKGLEERHAKLAVGSSITLVSFLWDTYERRGI; this comes from the coding sequence ATGAAGCTATTTAATAGAGGCGGTTATGTTCTAAATTTCTCTACAAATGATTTTGACGTGTTTACATTGGAAAGTGTTGGGGTTGCACTATGTGAGACTTACAAACAATCTAAGGGGAAATCCCTAATGGCTTATCTTAGCGTGGCTACAGAGGGCGATACTGTAAAGTTGCTAAAGGATTTGCTGGATTATTATGAAGTCCATTATGAATACGAGATTGAAAATGTTGATGAATACTTAAAAGCGTATAATCGATGTAAGGGTATACTGGATCGTATCATATATAACAAAAATCCTCTTGCTTCTGTAGCAGTGGAGTTAAAGGAGAAATTTTCAAGTACATATCTTTCTGGGCAGATTGATTTAATGTTGAAAATGCAGTCTAAAAATCCAACAGAAGCAATTGGGAAGGCTAAGGAATTGGTTGAGAGCTGTTGTAAAACTATTCTCGAAGAAAATGAAGTAGAGTGGGATAAGAACTGGGATGTAGGCCAGTTGACTAGTGCGACGGTTAAACTTCTCAAGCTAATGCCGAAAGATATACCTGATACAGCACCGGCATCAGCTGAAATGAAAGCCATTTTGGGGAATTTGCGTGCAATAGCTACAAATTTGGCAGCGTTGCGCAACCCCTATGGTAGTGGACATGGGAAAAGTGCTACATACAAAGGACTTGAAGAGCGACATGCAAAACTCGCCGTTGGCAGTAGTATAACGCTTGTTAGTTTTCTTTGGGACACTTACGAAAGGAGAGGTATTTGA
- a CDS encoding carboxymuconolactone decarboxylase family protein gives MSQRVSYYEIAADGMKVMMDMEKYTKMTAIERKLRELIKIRVSQINGCAYCLNMHTADARKMGETEQRIYCVSAWQECEFYTDAEKVALELAEHVTLIPTKRVPDGLYKRVREHYDEKQYVDLVLIINQINSWNRISIAMGNRATEQ, from the coding sequence ATGAGCCAAAGAGTTTCTTACTACGAAATTGCAGCTGATGGTATGAAAGTTATGATGGATATGGAAAAATACACGAAAATGACAGCGATCGAACGAAAACTTCGTGAGCTGATTAAAATTCGTGTTTCTCAAATTAACGGCTGTGCCTATTGTTTGAATATGCATACAGCAGATGCGCGAAAAATGGGTGAAACCGAGCAAAGAATATACTGTGTGAGTGCTTGGCAAGAGTGTGAATTCTATACAGATGCAGAGAAAGTGGCTTTAGAGTTGGCAGAGCATGTGACATTAATTCCAACAAAACGTGTGCCAGATGGGCTTTATAAACGAGTACGTGAACATTATGATGAGAAACAGTATGTGGACCTTGTGCTAATCATTAATCAAATTAACAGTTGGAATCGAATTTCGATTGCAATGGGCAATCGGGCGACTGAACAATAA
- a CDS encoding DUF5067 domain-containing protein: protein MKKLLSIFLLSLVFILAACSSDGDGAEPKKEETPKQDEVKKDEPAEKPKEKNSNIFFDGKVAQTEKVKIEIKETKVIPAGEAGNELGEKPLFAIWYEVTNLSDEETDSTKAWINVFEVIQDNPDNLVNTLNTGQLPDDAHSDTLLSKIQKGETIESSVSYELDESDIPVTIIAVNGMLGEEIDRHDFEIK from the coding sequence TTGAAAAAACTATTATCAATATTTTTATTGTCACTCGTGTTTATTCTAGCTGCTTGTAGTAGTGATGGTGATGGAGCAGAACCTAAAAAAGAAGAAACCCCGAAACAGGACGAAGTAAAGAAAGATGAGCCTGCAGAAAAACCAAAGGAAAAAAATAGCAACATCTTTTTTGATGGAAAAGTAGCACAAACTGAAAAAGTAAAAATTGAAATCAAAGAAACAAAAGTTATTCCGGCTGGTGAGGCAGGGAATGAACTTGGTGAAAAACCATTGTTCGCAATTTGGTATGAAGTAACAAACTTAAGTGATGAGGAAACAGATTCTACCAAGGCTTGGATCAATGTATTTGAAGTGATTCAAGACAATCCCGACAATTTGGTGAATACATTAAATACGGGACAGTTGCCAGATGACGCGCATTCAGATACACTTCTAAGCAAAATACAAAAAGGCGAAACGATTGAGAGCTCAGTGTCGTATGAGTTAGATGAATCAGATATACCTGTCACGATTATTGCGGTAAACGGAATGTTAGGTGAAGAAATCGATCGTCATGACTTTGAAATTAAATAG
- a CDS encoding helix-turn-helix domain-containing protein: MTTYLKDYAHFTNTHDMDEAARRHVIENWNEMNDADRAVLDVIRRYSLKYGAAHLKHDTMADNIGKSNVTVRRAIRKLEKLGIIERIHYIRPVMNGLGANIYTILPFVDQSTLTRPATADKPCDSKDEDVIPAPEALSSKSKNIKTNTLTDTYPAESTPTPTTLFGRMKDLLSTTIGDSSLARQLFGIYRAQSLRMMKFSIHEHQGELFEQLAMQALHIAVLATKRKEIRNIAGYIDGVLRKLIDKALFEEVFMVYDVSMEGFLY; the protein is encoded by the coding sequence ATGACTACTTACTTAAAAGACTATGCACATTTCACAAACACACATGATATGGATGAGGCAGCACGTCGCCACGTTATCGAAAATTGGAACGAGATGAATGACGCGGATCGCGCTGTGCTGGATGTGATTCGTCGGTACTCCTTGAAATATGGTGCTGCTCACTTAAAGCACGATACGATGGCAGATAACATTGGCAAGTCCAACGTAACAGTTCGTCGCGCGATTCGTAAGTTAGAAAAGCTTGGCATCATCGAACGTATCCATTACATTCGCCCAGTTATGAACGGACTGGGTGCTAACATTTATACGATTTTGCCCTTCGTTGACCAGTCGACTTTGACCAGGCCGGCAACAGCGGACAAGCCTTGTGACAGTAAGGATGAGGACGTTATTCCCGCTCCTGAAGCTCTTTCTTCTAAATCTAAAAACATAAAGACCAATACTCTTACAGATACGTATCCTGCGGAGTCGACTCCTACACCTACTACGTTATTTGGACGAATGAAAGATCTATTGTCAACGACGATTGGTGACAGTTCTTTAGCACGTCAATTGTTCGGCATTTATCGTGCGCAGTCATTACGTATGATGAAATTTAGCATTCATGAGCACCAAGGCGAATTATTTGAACAGTTAGCGATGCAAGCACTTCATATTGCAGTTCTAGCGACAAAGCGCAAGGAGATTCGCAATATTGCTGGCTATATTGATGGTGTACTCCGTAAATTGATCGATAAAGCGTTGTTTGAGGAAGTTTTTATGGTATATGATGTGTCGATGGAAGGATTTTTATATTGA
- a CDS encoding peptide-methionine (S)-S-oxide reductase, protein MEIVYLAGGCLWGVQAFIKTLPGVMFTEAGRANGTSHTLEGDYDGYAECVKTGFDPTVVTIRELMGYLFEIIDPYSLNKQGQDVGVKYRTGVYSEKLEHLKEAKAFLRERNDYDFIVVEVLPLTNYVRSAEEHQDRLARCPDDYCHIPKEILNRYTLTCASE, encoded by the coding sequence ATGGAAATAGTATATTTGGCAGGTGGATGTTTATGGGGAGTGCAGGCTTTTATAAAAACTTTACCTGGAGTTATGTTCACAGAGGCGGGAAGAGCTAATGGGACAAGTCATACACTTGAGGGAGATTATGATGGGTACGCCGAATGTGTAAAAACAGGATTTGATCCGACGGTTGTAACGATAAGGGAACTAATGGGGTATTTATTTGAGATTATTGATCCATACAGTTTGAATAAACAAGGACAGGATGTTGGTGTGAAATACAGAACGGGAGTATATAGTGAAAAGCTAGAACACTTAAAAGAGGCGAAGGCATTTCTTCGTGAGAGAAATGATTATGATTTTATTGTTGTTGAAGTATTGCCGCTTACTAACTATGTGAGAAGTGCGGAAGAACATCAAGATAGGTTAGCTAGATGTCCAGATGATTATTGTCATATTCCAAAAGAAATATTAAATAGGTATACCTTAACTTGCGCATCTGAATAA
- a CDS encoding DUF262 domain-containing HNH endonuclease family protein, with the protein MDNNLTIIPVSSIFTNISYVVPIYQRNYAWGEMQIEQLIEDIDSSINDPDKNYFLGNLIVNQTDNNVYEVIDGQQRLTTLFLLENYLGMTFAKDALRFEAREKSNRTLNMINKDNNAELLEELVSVEIVEGYQIIDNYFKTKGFNKDELIKKLEKVFLVRVQVPQDIDLNHYFEIMNTRGEQLELHEIAKAKFLEALETEHDKKTAAVIWEKCTDMDSYIQMNFDPKVRKALFTKDWTSIKDTIRDFDSIRECVPKDKDDENSVPLIDILKESRLLNNGVTEGEVENERFESTISFPNFLLQVNAVMDKLGEEDSTLDDKRFLNNLSWAWADADKAKNFLFHMLKCRVLFDKYILKREYARDYKETGKWSLQRLEKYGDAKGDKPKYVGTFGDGDSRNNKQIRTLQSCLRITYTSPKTMHWISLVLAKLLENESCDIIEILEEYCKTKVLTSNFENASGFGFERIVFTYLDYLLYRDGYSYLKKAIILPMRDDWQFQFRSSVEHFQPQRPVEGVSWESDDLNGFGNLALITVSGNSKFSNLPPEGKISSYPSVIEQSLKLKIMKELVNLDDEKWTEEKANKHKEEMFRILKG; encoded by the coding sequence ATGGATAATAATTTAACAATCATTCCGGTATCAAGCATTTTTACGAATATCAGTTATGTAGTTCCGATTTATCAGCGTAACTATGCTTGGGGAGAAATGCAAATTGAACAACTGATAGAAGATATTGATAGTTCGATTAATGATCCTGACAAAAACTATTTTCTTGGAAATCTTATTGTTAATCAAACGGATAATAATGTTTATGAAGTAATAGACGGACAACAACGGTTGACGACATTATTTCTATTAGAAAATTATCTAGGCATGACTTTTGCGAAAGATGCGTTGAGATTTGAGGCCCGTGAAAAATCAAACCGTACACTTAACATGATAAACAAAGACAACAATGCTGAATTACTAGAGGAATTAGTATCTGTTGAAATTGTGGAGGGTTATCAAATCATCGATAACTATTTTAAAACGAAAGGTTTCAATAAAGATGAATTAATTAAAAAACTGGAAAAGGTTTTTCTTGTTCGTGTGCAAGTCCCACAAGATATAGATTTAAATCATTACTTTGAAATCATGAATACGCGTGGAGAGCAACTTGAACTGCATGAAATAGCAAAAGCTAAGTTTTTAGAAGCTTTGGAGACAGAACACGACAAAAAAACGGCAGCAGTGATTTGGGAAAAGTGCACTGACATGGACTCCTATATCCAGATGAATTTTGATCCCAAAGTTAGAAAGGCTCTTTTCACAAAAGATTGGACTAGCATCAAGGACACTATTCGCGATTTCGATTCAATTAGGGAATGTGTTCCTAAGGACAAAGATGACGAAAACTCAGTTCCTCTGATTGACATTCTAAAAGAGAGTAGACTTCTTAATAATGGAGTAACTGAGGGGGAAGTTGAGAATGAACGTTTTGAATCGACAATTTCATTCCCTAATTTTTTACTTCAGGTCAATGCAGTTATGGATAAGTTAGGAGAGGAAGATTCAACACTTGATGATAAGCGCTTCTTGAATAATTTATCATGGGCTTGGGCTGACGCTGATAAAGCAAAGAACTTTTTATTTCATATGTTAAAATGTCGAGTGTTGTTTGATAAGTATATTTTGAAACGTGAATATGCTAGAGATTATAAGGAAACTGGAAAATGGTCATTACAACGTTTAGAGAAGTATGGTGATGCGAAAGGTGATAAACCCAAATATGTAGGTACTTTCGGCGATGGCGATAGTCGGAATAATAAACAAATAAGGACCTTGCAATCCTGCTTGCGTATAACCTACACATCACCTAAGACTATGCATTGGATTTCACTGGTCTTAGCAAAGCTATTAGAGAATGAATCATGTGACATCATTGAAATCCTTGAAGAGTACTGCAAAACAAAAGTACTCACATCAAACTTTGAAAATGCTAGTGGATTTGGTTTTGAAAGAATCGTATTTACTTACCTTGATTATCTTTTATACAGAGATGGGTATTCTTACTTAAAAAAGGCAATAATCTTACCAATGCGTGATGACTGGCAATTTCAATTTAGAAGTTCCGTTGAACATTTCCAACCACAACGTCCAGTCGAAGGTGTGTCTTGGGAATCGGATGACCTGAATGGTTTTGGAAATCTTGCATTAATAACTGTATCAGGAAACTCGAAGTTTTCTAATTTGCCACCTGAAGGAAAAATCAGCTCTTACCCAAGCGTTATCGAGCAAAGTTTGAAACTTAAGATCATGAAAGAATTAGTTAATCTTGATGATGAAAAATGGACTGAAGAAAAAGCAAACAAACATAAAGAAGAAATGTTTAGGATTTTGAAGGGCTAG
- a CDS encoding Na/Pi symporter: MSQLFLFLFLIGIFIYGMALLRLGLFNLSAHSLKLWLTKLTDTPWKGLLAGIVITCILQSSSAVMVITIGLISARLLTFPQSIGIILGTNIGTTLTTVLITFNLERFLVPLAICGAVLMVMRKRKLRSIGLIIFGIAAVFTSMNGFERLAGPLSSIEFVHHLLLSLDDSYLYSILTGTFITAIIQSSTATTGIVMGFLTNSVVQLDTGIAIMLGSNIGTCVTAFIAAIGAGREARLSAYAHIWLNIIGVIAFYPFINLLSSIGVQLASEVDTQLAYIGVLFNVISSLLILPCATSFGKLIMKVHDRK, translated from the coding sequence TTGTCGCAATTATTTCTTTTTTTATTCTTAATCGGCATATTTATTTATGGCATGGCATTACTGAGATTGGGGCTTTTCAATTTATCGGCCCATTCCTTAAAATTATGGCTGACGAAATTAACGGATACGCCCTGGAAAGGTTTACTGGCAGGGATTGTCATTACCTGTATTCTACAAAGTAGTTCGGCAGTCATGGTCATTACGATTGGACTCATTTCTGCTCGATTACTTACTTTTCCACAATCGATTGGGATTATTTTAGGGACAAATATCGGAACGACATTAACCACTGTACTTATCACCTTTAACTTAGAGCGATTCCTTGTCCCTTTAGCCATTTGTGGGGCTGTTTTAATGGTAATGAGAAAAAGAAAGTTACGAAGTATCGGTCTCATCATTTTCGGCATCGCCGCTGTCTTCACTTCCATGAATGGCTTTGAACGCTTAGCAGGTCCATTGAGCTCCATTGAATTTGTTCATCATTTACTCCTCTCTTTGGATGACAGTTATCTTTATAGTATTCTCACCGGCACATTCATAACGGCGATTATTCAATCCAGCACAGCCACTACGGGCATTGTCATGGGATTCCTCACAAATAGCGTTGTACAATTGGACACTGGAATCGCAATTATGCTAGGTTCCAATATTGGTACATGCGTCACTGCTTTTATAGCTGCGATTGGTGCTGGCCGGGAAGCCAGATTGTCGGCCTATGCCCATATCTGGTTGAATATCATCGGGGTTATCGCCTTTTACCCCTTTATCAACTTGCTCTCTTCGATCGGAGTACAGCTTGCCAGTGAAGTTGATACACAACTAGCCTATATAGGTGTTCTGTTTAATGTCATTTCTTCACTTCTGATCCTTCCTTGTGCAACCTCATTTGGCAAGCTGATTATGAAGGTTCATGATCGGAAGTGA
- a CDS encoding glutathione peroxidase — protein MSIYNYLAKKANGDILSMQTYRGKVLLITNTASQCQFTYQYEDLQKLYVKYAEQGFEILSFPCNQFGNQNPESGAQSAAQCMGQFGVTYPIFDKVQVNGDMTHPLFNYLKHEVDVAPMAKDTMQQKMLYQQIAEHNPDYLLGHNIRWNFTKFLVDQHGKVIARFEPDSSMLDIENAIQQLFK, from the coding sequence ATGAGTATTTATAATTATTTAGCGAAAAAGGCAAACGGGGATATTTTATCGATGCAGACATATCGCGGAAAAGTACTGTTAATCACGAACACAGCAAGCCAGTGTCAATTTACATACCAATATGAAGATTTGCAAAAGCTTTATGTGAAATATGCTGAACAAGGTTTCGAGATATTATCCTTCCCTTGCAATCAGTTTGGCAATCAAAATCCTGAAAGCGGTGCACAATCCGCCGCACAATGTATGGGCCAATTCGGTGTAACTTACCCGATTTTTGACAAAGTGCAAGTGAATGGTGACATGACACATCCGCTATTCAATTACTTAAAGCATGAAGTGGACGTAGCACCAATGGCAAAAGATACGATGCAGCAAAAAATGCTGTACCAACAGATCGCAGAACACAATCCGGATTATTTACTCGGGCATAATATTCGCTGGAACTTCACAAAATTTTTAGTGGACCAACATGGCAAAGTAATCGCCCGATTTGAGCCTGATTCATCCATGCTTGATATTGAAAATGCGATTCAACAACTATTCAAGTAA
- a CDS encoding DUF262 domain-containing protein → MALLQDELKITKMQELLGMKLTLPSYQRPYSWSVKSTNTLFLDTYHAYQEGIREYRIGSVILHKENEKYNVVDGQQRLTTLSILLYCLDDEASGLLQEKYNQLSNDVIVTNFRILSKRISELSKDEQSKYKEYLLEQCSAVQIVTDSVQEAFQFFDSQNTRGKELAPHDLLKSYHLREMDEEDEHQKIRMINRWENVNQNELNDLFKSYLYPLTQWYKGKNGLGYSSSKIDVFKGIKTTNVFNYAIYHKASNLFVEQFNANGSSELLASRALNQFQLTQPLMAGKRFFNYALHYGKQLEQIQNVINKVHTNEQIPDRRSGDIYIKQLYECVLLFFADRFGIENLSKGVIQQLYSWSYSLRLTMNAVYPQTINKYAQGGHERVNEGLDLFSEISEMNSAEELKLIVLEQPNIEDKNKEKYKAVYDLLCEWNRW, encoded by the coding sequence ATGGCTCTACTTCAAGACGAATTAAAAATAACCAAGATGCAAGAATTACTTGGAATGAAATTAACCTTGCCGTCATATCAGCGTCCGTATAGTTGGAGTGTGAAGTCTACAAATACACTTTTTCTTGATACTTATCATGCGTATCAAGAAGGTATACGAGAATACAGAATTGGTTCTGTCATTTTACATAAGGAAAATGAAAAATACAACGTTGTGGATGGTCAACAGCGACTGACAACCCTTTCGATACTTCTATATTGTTTAGATGATGAAGCTTCGGGGTTATTACAAGAAAAATATAATCAACTATCCAATGACGTCATAGTGACTAATTTCAGGATTCTATCCAAGAGGATAAGTGAACTTTCAAAAGATGAGCAAAGCAAGTACAAAGAATATTTACTGGAACAATGTAGTGCAGTTCAAATTGTTACAGATAGCGTGCAAGAGGCTTTTCAATTCTTTGATTCACAAAATACTCGTGGCAAAGAGTTAGCACCACATGATTTATTGAAGTCCTATCATTTACGTGAGATGGATGAAGAAGATGAACATCAGAAAATAAGAATGATTAACCGATGGGAAAATGTGAACCAGAATGAGTTGAATGACTTATTTAAAAGTTATCTCTATCCTTTGACGCAATGGTATAAAGGTAAGAATGGTTTGGGCTATTCTTCAAGTAAAATCGATGTGTTTAAAGGGATTAAAACTACGAATGTGTTTAATTATGCGATCTATCATAAAGCGAGTAACCTTTTCGTGGAACAGTTTAATGCAAATGGAAGCAGTGAGCTACTTGCATCTAGAGCATTAAATCAGTTTCAATTAACGCAGCCACTGATGGCTGGAAAACGATTTTTCAATTATGCTCTTCACTATGGAAAGCAACTTGAGCAAATACAAAATGTAATCAATAAGGTTCACACGAATGAACAAATTCCGGATAGACGCTCGGGAGATATTTACATTAAACAGTTATATGAATGTGTGTTATTGTTTTTTGCTGATCGCTTTGGGATTGAAAACCTATCTAAAGGTGTGATACAGCAACTATATTCATGGAGCTATTCGTTGCGATTGACGATGAATGCTGTGTATCCTCAGACAATCAATAAGTATGCACAGGGGGGACATGAACGTGTAAACGAGGGGCTGGATCTGTTTTCAGAAATTAGTGAAATGAACAGTGCAGAAGAATTAAAGCTAATTGTTTTGGAGCAACCCAATATTGAGGATAAAAATAAAGAGAAGTACAAAGCGGTGTATGATTTACTTTGTGAATGGAATAGGTGGTAG
- a CDS encoding M20/M25/M40 family metallo-hydrolase, translated as MKAQMVKKSIIAGVVAFSALFATGSVSAAPKKFAGELAYQHVHYLTEEIGPRVAGSENETKAREYIIDELEKLDLKVEEQAFSYTRGGKITDSANVIAVKDNKHTDKQIIVGAHYDSVSVGKGADDNASSVGVILETAKALEKRNLAYDIKFVFFGAEETGLQGSKYYANNMSTEEINNTIGMLNLDSLLAGDNIYVYGGAGEDGWIRDLALDIANKKKIPLETNPGINPMYPEGTTGDWSDHAPFAAKGIAIAYFEATNWSLGDQDGYTQTEKHGGIWHTKNDNLEFLEREFPGRVQEHLNHFTNMLTWVLADIKK; from the coding sequence ATGAAGGCACAAATGGTGAAGAAGTCTATCATTGCAGGGGTAGTTGCGTTTTCAGCCTTATTTGCAACTGGAAGTGTATCTGCAGCACCAAAGAAATTTGCTGGAGAATTGGCGTATCAGCATGTTCATTATTTGACGGAGGAAATCGGACCGAGGGTTGCGGGCAGTGAAAATGAGACGAAAGCGCGCGAGTACATCATCGATGAGCTGGAAAAGTTGGACCTGAAGGTTGAAGAGCAGGCATTTAGTTATACAAGAGGGGGGAAAATTACTGATTCCGCCAATGTCATCGCCGTAAAAGACAACAAGCATACGGACAAACAAATCATTGTTGGCGCGCATTATGATTCGGTAAGTGTTGGAAAAGGCGCTGATGACAATGCTTCAAGTGTCGGGGTCATTCTGGAAACGGCAAAGGCACTGGAAAAGCGCAATCTCGCCTATGATATTAAATTTGTCTTTTTTGGTGCTGAAGAGACAGGGCTACAGGGATCGAAGTATTATGCCAACAATATGTCTACAGAAGAAATCAATAACACCATCGGAATGCTCAATCTTGATAGCTTACTAGCTGGCGACAATATCTATGTTTACGGTGGAGCCGGGGAAGATGGATGGATCCGTGACTTAGCACTTGATATCGCCAATAAAAAGAAAATTCCTCTAGAAACGAATCCGGGAATAAATCCTATGTATCCTGAAGGAACCACAGGAGATTGGAGCGACCATGCCCCGTTCGCTGCAAAAGGAATCGCGATTGCTTATTTTGAAGCAACCAACTGGAGTCTTGGCGATCAGGATGGTTATACACAAACTGAGAAACACGGCGGCATCTGGCATACAAAGAATGATAATCTTGAATTCCTAGAAAGAGAATTCCCTGGGCGCGTTCAAGAACATCTTAACCATTTCACGAATATGCTCACTTGGGTTTTAGCCGACATTAAAAAGTAA